The genomic window TTCCTATTAGAATGATCTTAAACTTGACAAATATTGTCCATTGACCTAAACAAACTAAATAATTCGGACATAAAGTCGAATTGAGTAAAGCGTGAAGACGGCGgagctattaaaataatttgttaggcttagtttgtattattaattttgtttggaCTCAAATGCAACTTTACTATGTCATCaccgattaaaattttatggtgTGCCATTTTAACCACGTGACTAACTACTGAGAGAGAGAATCCTGGAATGACTGTCACGTGTCAACTAAGTAATCAATACCATAGCCATAAAATTTTGACTCATAAATGGTTAATTACAAGACGAAGGACAAAGAATTTTTCTCAGCTGAAGTAGTAGATATACTGTGATTTGTAATGGTACGTTGCAACAAAAGTGAAGCGTATGCGATACGaagtaataaaatcataattattaatatttttggtacttgagcataattatattttattaaaattaaattaaatagtcaatataaaaatttacactACTCTTAAATTGCAAAAAACATTaaactgatttttataatatcattgaatacgataaaacaaaataataataaaatggatCAACGAAACCGATTAAATTTATCGAGATTCGAATGAGAATCGTGAATCGTGTTCGTGAATGGTAAGCACGTCACTAGGTTGGCACGACTGTGCTCCGCCCGGCCGCTTCGCTCCATTCGCCACGGCCGCGCGCGACCGCGACTTCCGAGATCGATGTTGTGAACGCAGTGAAACTGTTCGTGTTCACTATTGTGAAGCGCTGAGCGAAACTAGCCCTACAGTGCATATTAGTTTTGTGTGTTCAATCTTTACTGTATTTCACGATTAACTTCTGTAAAGTGTTATCTACAGGTGATTTTCGATATTAGTGGGCGTCGATAAAATTGTGAATACTTGTAAGGTATGTTATTTACCAGTTCACGTCACTTGTTATGCTGCGCACTATGAATTCATCAACCGAATATAACATGGTTTTTGGAAagagatgtatttatttatatgttaaatataataatttatgaaaagctAGAAAATACTACGCCGTAGCGAAAAAACTTTACAAGTTCGCGAAAATATTGAGAGAAAAATTCGGTCAGAATGACGTCACTAGgactgaattataaacataaagcGACTTTTGATTCCATCCAGCACTTTGGAGCTCAAGGTCACTATTCACCACGTAGCTACAAGTAGTGAACATATATTGggaaacaattatatatctGCTATTTATAATGCTACTATCAATGATCGTAACCCTATAACGAGGACCCGCCCTGTGGTCCAGTACAAGGCCGTCTTGCTGAGCGTCAtccttattcaatttattttggcTCTTTGAACGTTGTTACTATGTTAAATTACGAAAGGCTCGACaaaaattaccatttttatCACTTTGTCATGCAAAGATAATAACTCTCTTTATTAAGTAACATCACCTATGTTcatgttatttaatacttttcacTCAACTGACACATATTGATAAAGAGTCACTATGACATATTTCTTATAGGTATTTATGTTTTGTGTTTTATCCTTTGTGAAGTCATTTTATATTGGATAGTtcaaaaaatgtgaaaatatttctttgtatggGAATTACAGAAATGTCCTaaaatgtaaagtttaattaaaaagttgcataaattttattatcctaAGTAGTAACAGCTTTGCTCGATTCTTGAACTTCATAAATCCAGTTCATAATCatgcaattatataaataagacaaTCAATTTTGTGTCCTCTTGTTACTCTatcaattcattaatataatttacttgtcTCATGTCATGAGTTCATTTAATGAACAACTTTGAACATCTTAAAATATGTGGGTGTGATATCATCTATCCTTGCTCACTACGATGACAAGTTGAAGTTGTATTAACATCCACCCAACATTTGCATAATGATTATACTCCCAAATTACgtgaataacaaaattattttaaatcacataAGCCAACTAGCATCttgatattaaagataataaagtgTGGGTGGAACAGTCATCTGTTACAATGAACAGGAGTTGCTAAATTACCTTCAATGTTAATATGTACCTATGTGTTGTGCTCGCTAATGTGTCACCAATGCAAAGCAATGTTATGCAACTATATTTAtgcgaaattattatttactgtttgTTGATTGTTTAAACAGTAATTATATGACATATATTGTTAATAGGCAGAAGTGGTGCTGGCCTCTGCCtacataaagaataaaaaaatatgcacagtatcttataattttttttttacaagatatcaataatatttatcctAGAAGTGATGCTCTGTTATAAgtgttaattaatttgttcaattaatataattataaatgtttttgctaaatgtttattgttacattgttgcatttgtaatatacattttgcTTGCGGGAAATATtagcattaattataaaatgtaaatttggtcatttataaaaatagattttaatttgtttattgtaatttcagttCGGAGCGCTCGAAGGTCCGTGTATCCTTCTATCAAGGGGCACGTCCGCAGTGTCTGTCACCGCCACCAGCACAGTCAGAGTCGCACGTGCTTTACGCGGACTTACTGTCTGCTGCTGCAAACGTCGACATGGCGGATCATGCTATGTATAATAGGCAAATCAggtaatttgtttttcttatgatgttttactttttcaaattaaataagttgtTCAATTTTTAACctgatttgtaaaattataaaataattataatcattatttgaaTGCATATctcaaaatagatttattatgtCTTTATGGTAGAGTTTGAATGTAATGTTAATCAAATAGTAACAAATACATTGTGCTGCTGATGGAGTTTTACTAGTTGAGCACTATGTGTTAACAATTTACATATTGACTCTTTGTTGGAATTTCAAATATGTACTATTGTTGTTTACATAGTGACCTCATTATAGGAGAATACAATAATGTACTATTTGTTACATGAATTATTTAGCAGGATTGGATGCTCGTTCTGAACGGATTAATAACTTTTGAGCcacattaaagtaataattgaaaagagcattttattaaaaaaaatacttttatttggaAAGTTTTATggcgaaattaattttaattatttttttaatctagctTTGCCCtttcattttatatgaattataccTATTTTTCCACTAAAAATCCGCTctcttgtaaaattataaacacactaaCCTTCCTCAATAAACAACTTATCTAATAGAACAAATTTTCAATTTGGCTTAAGTTTCTTGAAAATAGGTCGTGCAATCAATCTAGTTcttccgcatttataaaataaataaataaatataatgtgtattCATATAATTCAAGACCTAGAGCAGCGTTATTATCATAATGTACTGTGATTAGTAATaggctattttaaaaatatacattgaaataGAAACATGACGAGTCTTTTAATAATGTCTCACAATAAACAAGGCTATTGAACAATTTGTGGGTCTGTTTACTACATTACTATCAAACAAATAGCAGTACATTCAATGtaattacttttacttactttactttttttattttaagcaaatgtcatttggtagatttttttttagggCTTTTTGGGTATTTGTGTTCGTATAAATTTCGACTTGCTCTTTTCGATTTTTCACTTTGCCCCATTGTATCTCTGCCGCTCGCGCTACCATACTGGGAAAATGACGtcagaaaacaattttaaataagagaacattttttttacttttcaaaaaatTTTATGTACCAATTGGTAAACTTTGGGtacttttatattgataaataagggataatgaaaaaaaaaaccatttctgcattttttaaattttatagcacTGAAAGCGGTTGGGATAACCCATTCCGCCCAGATGGCGACCTGAGCCGTGAAGCAGATGAGATCGTCTCTCTCATCAAGGGTGGCAAGCCAATCACGCCTACACCACCTATTATCAATCAGATGCCAGTATGTGATGAGAAGGAAGAAAAAGTTCACGCTAACAACGTCAATGTGTGTAACGAtttggttttaaatttattataaaagatctTATTGcatgtttttaatacattttgtctgaaaacaaaattttctaaaataaatttaagaaatagtaCTTAATTGCAAGTACCTGCTTTTTACTAGACTGTAATactaaaatgtttcttttttaattaaataattcaataataattcaataatataatctgtaGGCTAGCCCTCCTGCTCCGCAAACCAAAGTAGCGAGCCCGGTGCATCAGAGCACCCCTAAAACTGCCAACGGCACTAAAAACGGAACAGCGATGCCGGAAGTGCGCTCCGGCCAGGTGGAGGTGCAACGCTCGCCACCACAGGAACCGCTGCAGCCGGAACACGTGACCATCAAGAAGAAGCAGAAATGCAAATGCTGCGCCATTCAGTAAGCTCCACGACCCATGTCAACGCCGGTAACACGCTATGCTTTTCAATACTAGCATATTTCGATTTCGGTGTTTACTCGGTGCTATATCATTTTACACTCGTTCTACAAGAAGTACCTAAAATTCATGTTCAAATTATCCAGAAAGTCTATGTGTTCAATCGTATTACAAATTATCGCATTACAAGTCTGGCCTGTACTTTAGTgtacttcaattttttttatatacgtttgttttattatttgaagttgCATTGCATATTGtaactgtttttgttttatctgttgaTAACTTTACATTATAAGTTTTTGTGACAGTTATACAGATATTCATCATTTGACTAGTCTGGGTGATATATTCGATTCAGTTTTAGATTATGTATGATTATCGGAAATACAAGCGGCCCACCACAgtgtttgatttaattatgatttagtaCACAACTTGATAGAGAATCTCAACAGGATTACtccagtataaaattaattaaatatataaactaaaaggaaacaaataaattatatttaatcgaaatattttaaattattgtgacaaaatatttcaataattatatttgttatcattttaaaaaaatcaccccGAGGTGTTTTGTATCATAAATTAGGaatcaaacaattattatttattttaaaactgttacTGAGTTAATCTGTgttgaataatgtttaaatacataatttaaatgtatatttttatatgtttatttatgaagaaGTATTATAatccttaaattataatttacctaGTGTTTAGATATATCAGCGAcagtaatgaaaatattttcacttaatATATGCATGCTTAAATGGTGTCATAATTCATACTTATTGGGATACTGTCAGCTGTTATGAAGGTTGTACTGACGATGAGATATAAAAGCAGTAATGATCTCgtttaatcgatttttaaaataacattaaataaatataggacaTGTTGGATTTAAGACTGCTTATTGATATGAGCTTGTACTAGCACCTCCATAGTATTTGATAGTAGCCCATGATATTGAAATCGTCTATAAATGTATTCCCCGAATCCCTTTAGCTGCAGGCTTACGTCCAATAccatgaatgtatgtacataatattaataagattgtgACTTGATTGTAACATCACTCATCTATATGTTTAGGTAAAAATGTATCCTTATCGTATTCTGTATTCTGTATTCGTCATGTAACTCCGTGGCCAAGTAGGGTGCTCGTTGATCTGTAATAAGTGGTTAgtgacaaattttatttatcagacgtttcgtattaaaaaaaaaaaaaaaacgatacttGACAGAACAGTACTAAGCTACCTTTCctattgtattttgtttcaaataaaatgtatggacttattaattatatcaagtaATTGTAACAATAGTGctgttatagaataaaaatcaatcgatataataattatatagatagggAAGATGGAAACGAAATGATGGAACGAGACATGAAAATGAAACTTCgtgtattacttaataaaagtttgtgaaaaatataacaagattACGTTTCCTCTCTGAATGTAATATTTCCTTAAGTAGATAGGTGAATAGAATGATAATGTTTAAGACAATTTATGAGTCCGGTTATATTTTAATGGtggttatttaaaaactaataaattattttgacatacaACATAGATTTCGTTTGTAAGTGTAAGCAACATTGAAGCGAGGACAGTCCGTAGTTGAAACGTTATGACTTTTATGATATtgatacattttgaaattaaattcgatCCGAGTAATGGGTATGAATGTGATTTTTCCGACTATTCTAGAGCATTCGATAATTTGTTGATAGATACAGCATTGCTTggtagttattttaaacaatccGCGCCGTTACTGCTTCAATGAGTGTTGCAATTTTACTAATCTATGTAATATTAAAGAACCCACGTGACTACCGTCGACGAAGTAGATAATACGCACCTAGGAGTTAGACATTTAAATTTCGGCTATTAATCGTGAAACAACTATTTTATTGAACTCTcggtataatatatgaaaataatgtgAAGTATAATTTGTTTACTCCCGCCTCCCAGTTCACgtggtttctttttttattaaattaacctaAAAGTAAGAATATCTAGTGTAATAATGCTTtttaaagtgttatttttattttgatatttttacagcatgtaatttttAAGTGCATCTATTTGGGCACAAAGGTTTTGGTCATaatttatgtaacataaaataaagtgtGAACAGTACCATGTTCGGTTTATTtgtgtaaaacattattttaaatattggtgcTTTATCTCGTTAAATAGTTCAGACAGGGGCCCaaatatgtcaaaaaaacattttaaaacaaagcttcctattttatatattcagtaTGTTTAAGCTTCACAATCTGTAATGTCCAATTCGGTCCTTGTCATCGTGCtgaattgatataaattaatttctatttaaaatacaaataaatatgttttaatagtaattattagcTAAGCAGCAATGGCCGTCAGAGCAGTAGGTCTCAATAATGCTGTATTATTTGATTGTAAGAActagaattgattaaaatatgatCACGGGGAAGGATAAAAGTTGCCATAGTAATTTCAAAGAACATTAATCATCACGTCACGCTGGTCTCTCGAACGAATGATTCTTGGAGCTATGTAATATTTGCTTTCTTAGCCCCACTTCGAACTGAGATTGATAAGGCTATATTACATAAACGATTGGAGCATAATATATGTACcttgataatgttttttatttcttaataaaagtaCTGTCATTAAGGTtcaatatattactaaataaaagcgaaagtttgctttcaaatgaaaaatagttaaattttacttcaCGACATTAGACCTAAAGTATATTCTCGTTTCcaatattttacaatgtattAGATGTGTAATAGAAAACTAAATCTAAAAtgacattatatttgtataaactatttactttctattattattatcaatcaatGAATATGTACAAATCGattacattgtaattatttatattaaatctttaaatatgacgtctttttatgtttttaacattaaaatcctcgtaaacattttttttattaaatacctatcctataaaaaatgtttcaatattttcacTTACCGAATTGAAGAAAATGATGTCATTGAGTAAGAACTGAGCTAGTATGGGTCGTTTACTCAGGCTTATTTCAATAGATAATGTTATACGAGCTATTAACTTTTCACTCAGATGTTACAAACAGAAGTTGCATTCATCTGAAATGCAAATTTTAGTCAGCGctcaaaaatattacttgacAGAAAGCCCCCTTCCTGTCAAGTAATATTCCAGACCACATGCTTAATATTGAGTTCTGTCTTCTAAAAAAGCTATACTATTCTCTTTGAAGTATCGACTGCCTAATGTACAtagaattttctttaattaagaagcgatttgattaaattaactgGTCGATGTCCAACTGCCGCATCTTGCATAGCCAGTCTCATAGATTTTGATTTGGCTAGATACCGCAAGCCGCCTGACCACAAACTTGACGCTCGACTACTTTAGTTTGTGTTCGTATAATTGTTTCGTTATTAACTGTAAAAACTCTTCTAGGGCAGTAAATCAACTTACCTATCAACGGTAAGCATTTTTGTTGCTTAAATAGcagtactaattttaaaatctttattatggTGTTCAAGTATGGCTAGGTTGACTTCTCGTAGACTCTCGTATAAATTCGTAACACGTTCAGTTCTAATGAACATGCCTTCATAAAAAATGCAATCCATTTAGTAGGTACCGGATAGTAATTGAATCGCGACTCACACTTACTAAGCAAACTCAAGAACAGTTTAGAAATTTAATCAACGAATGTTTTATTCAATCGATcttgataacttttaattgattgTTTATCTGTAATAacgataaatttaatgaatcaaAAACCTGATCTTATGTGGATTAATTTAGATTAAGTCAAAGTACCAATATATAAAGATCAAAACccatataataataaccatAAATAAGACACAGggtacagaaaaaaataatatatttatttaataatatatacctattaagaGTAAAACATATTGTCGCTTTTTATTTACGTGCACATAAACACTtacgatttgttttattaaaaagctTTGAATTTTAGGCAAGGGATTAAAAAATTTGCCTTACTTGACTATTTAAGTAATTTGCAAGTATTGAATAATGCCCTCAGTTCccaattatcaataatatttataatgaaaactaaTTCCATGTAACAATAATATGGTATCAAAGAAACCATGATTTTAcacaattttgtaaaaaaacccTTGAAATTTGGGTAAAATTGAgctctcataaaaaatatagctgCTGTACAGAAGAACTACGtataataggtatttttaacaataattaaaaaatattctaccatTTATTTTTCTAGAACCGTACCTATTATCTTAACATGCGGCTTTAGACTGGACTACTACATTTTAAGAAGGGTACagatatttttccttttatttaattctcagAAAACTAACACATACTTATGTTTCTATGTCATATAactgaaattacataaatatcgtACAAGTTACAAAGTTGTAGATAAGTGTGTACAAAAACGAATAGCTTTTTTGGAACAGTGAATATTTCTGAACATTAGtggtaattatgtaataaagcttacaattaacatttattttaggaagGAGCTCATGGTTCATCGTCCACCCTTTGGTGATTGGTTATAGACACTCCTGGCTTTAAGTAGAAGAAGCCCATTCTTAATCCTTATATGCACCACCAGAAACAtgatttaaaacgttattttcgTTGAGCCTAAAAATTCTGTAGTCGTTCAGATCAGAAAcagtaatacaaaatatgtacaGAGCTCTGCtaatggtaataaaatattgttatcgcCCTCACCTCTACACATTAGAAACAGATAATTGAACTACTGTATGGAGCAGAATCGACTGaatcataaacaaatattcaacagagtagcataataatatattaaaaaataacaaattcctTGCATGGCTTTCAATGCAATACGATACataaaaatggaattatatatttaatatctttttatatgaatagatatataaaaagtgTAACTGATGATGTTTTTGCTTCAATCAGTAGAAATCATTTTGATTTCATACACTTagcaaaaaatcataaaaaatggtTACAGACATTTAAGTTTTAATCTCCTGCATACAATACCCTGACATgctcaaaataattgtaaatatcataaacattactttttttttaattaaattaatttataaaaaaaacacatcgaATGTAGAATAATGAGTAAGATAGTAAAACAATTCACTcatatttattgagaaattaatatttgtatttaaaaattaaatatatatacttgcatagataaaaataaataataattttgaaattgattaaatttacaagcattttttatctagaaaaaaatataatgataataatttttaaggtTTCACCTGAAAATTCTTTCGCAGTCGGATTTAGGCCTTGTTAGGaactttttaagaaaaaaaaaaatagactggATTTTTGTAGATTTTTCAGAGTTGTAACTAAAAATATGGACGACACTATTCTAAATTGTACAAAGCGTAAACAAATATggcattcatttttttttaaataatattttcgaatcGACTGTATTATGATTACTACTTActgtttgtgatttttttttcggcCATTAAGATTAATTTCAATAGACGATAATTAGAGGCCAgttctatttaaatttggaacgaaGTAGAAGATTCGTCTTGTCTTGTTTCTTCTGTTATTCGAGTTGCGCATTTAGAATGcctattcatacatacatacaaaattatgaaacaaggCAAATTTTTCaagattgatttgtttttaaatataatttctcgtTTTATCATACTTGTACCAGATTATTTATGATAgtgcaaaaataaaaagataactatttttattatgtaaattagttTGCTTTTAGATTAGAAAACGTGAATCTgacgaattattttttaaacataatatcgtTTGGGCCTTATATTGGAATGTCCTTAATACTAGGTACATATAGTATATTCGATATAGACTTTCGTTTCTTTTGAAacagtaaaactaaaaaaaaatcatataaaagagTAAATCccattatataaaagttttaataaaaaatcattcgtTTGATAAAGAGATTAACCTGATGATATTTCGACtgctttgtttaatattaacgaTACGTCCATCGGTGGGAAGTTCTGCAGCAACTTCACGTTCGACGCGAAGTCAGCGTTAAGTATGTTGTCTCTCACCAATCTGGAgattcagttaaaaaaaaattaggtactAGTTTTTGCCCACGAGTTTTGGGGTATTTGAACTGTGTGAGGTGTTGCATGGTTATAAGGTCCTATGTACTTTTATAAATCCCTTTTATAAAGTTCGTTTAAGCAATTGAGACGTGAAATCGTAACaagcaaataataaatagtacttATGAAAGTAACACTCTTGGAGACCTTGATCTATATTTGATTCTGAAGAACTAGAGAagaataactcaaaattaaaatttgtaactttACTCGTACAAATTCGGAATGGGCGGGTGACATACACACGGACATAAATCCGTAAACACACTACACCACAGTCTCTGTTGTGACAGTTGAAGTCTTAcactattattgttattacggCTTAGCTAGGGTAAATAACCGTAGAGGTAAACAGCATGAATGCCGTGTTTATGTCTCCGCCAGACAAGTCGATGGTAAATTACAATATCcatatcttaatataatataaaaacaaggtATACTTACAAGATCATGGCACAGCATATATATATGAGCGAGTTGAACCTCTGCGGATCTGCAAACAGTGAGTCCCAGATCCTCTCTACATCAGGAAGTGAAAATTCCTGGGAAAGCAGCAATGTTAGCCACCTGCAAGAAGAATAGgtgattttaacattaaattgaaaactttttttttaataataacacagaatattctgtatttaaaaagaaaagtacAATCTAGTAGTTAGTAAGGGAAGACTGTTTTCCTTTCAACGGCGGGCTTTGCGCAGAGTCGTTTGGAAGGgtgttttggtttgaatatTGAGTGATTTTTACTTGTTCGTAGctctgtctgggtaggtaccataacTTTCGGCCAAATCGTAATACTATATTGCAatattccggtttgaggggTAAAAGAACCAGTGTAATCACGGGTACAAAGGAAAGGCGAATtggtgatggttaatatttctcagtgTCACCTCATGGTAAGAGGAGCACATGAGGTGGGCCATTAGCCAGTTTGCCTGAatcatatcaattaaatttattactattcattataaaaaaacatttatttattgaaactttGCTACAAAAGAAGAAAAACTAAG from Vanessa tameamea isolate UH-Manoa-2023 chromosome Z, ilVanTame1 primary haplotype, whole genome shotgun sequence includes these protein-coding regions:
- the LOC113404160 gene encoding uncharacterized protein LOC113404160, translated to MLSYMVPVDEKPPPVPGKNRMNLELIASPGSPETSARRTRTNISKESSTSSFASDLTLSSSTPTGAYDKPKHKLLSNGSKHTSLKRVSFGSSKGSMVETLIYESPLQEEPECSPPPKFQETAFPYTPVEDDSERSKVRVSFYQGARPQCLSPPPAQSESHVLYADLLSAAANVDMADHAMYNRQISTESGWDNPFRPDGDLSREADEIVSLIKGGKPITPTPPIINQMPVCDEKEEKVHANNVNASPPAPQTKVASPVHQSTPKTANGTKNGTAMPEVRSGQVEVQRSPPQEPLQPEHVTIKKKQKCKCCAIQ